GACCATGACCGCCATCCAGAAGCCAATGCCTGAATCGCTGACGCCCTGATGATTGAGCCACAGTGGCATCAACCCATACAGCGAACCGAGAACAATCCCTGAGATAATGCAGCCGTTGACGCCCAAACGCGCGTGCCGCAATTTTAGCATCGGCCAGACCAGCGTCGGCGCCTCTTCATGAGTCTGATTCGCAATTCGGGTAAACAGCAGCGGCAGAATTGCAGCCAATACCATGCCCGTGACCCACGGCAGGACGCTCATCAGGTCTGTCGGGAATTTGCTGACCATCAACTGCCCCAGCACGGTGCCCACGTAATACACCATCATATAGGCCGCCAGCAGTCGCCCGCGATTACGTGAGGTGCCGCTGCACATCAGCGCGCTTTCGACCACCACCCAAATCATCGCGCAGCCTACCCCGGCGAGGAAACGCCAGCTGAGCCAGCTCCAGAAGCCCATGGTCAGCCCTAGACCGATGCAGCCCACGGCGAAAATGAGTGACGCGAGGTAATAGCTGCGATTAAAGCCAAGGCGCTTGATCAATCGCCCACAGAGCAACGTTCCCACCAGGTTACCGGTGAAATATGACGAGCTCACCATGCCCACCTGCCAGGTTGGCAAATGATCATGGGCGAGCCACAGCGGGACGAGCGTATTCAGCACCGCAATCGCCAGCGTCAACAAAAGTAAGCCACAGAGCAATAAAAGCACTGGGCGGGAATACGTGGACATGGATATAAAACCGTGAGGAAGTTCAGAATTCGAGCGCATCATGCCACCGCCGTTGGCAAAGTCAATTGCCTCCAGGCCAGAGCTGGCGCGGTTTTCAGGGGAACAATAGAAGTTTTTTATCTAGCGGAGCGGCAATGGAATTTATTTTTAAATTATTCCATTGTTTTTATTAGGTAATTGGAAATATTACGACTTATTTTCAGTTGAAAAATTTCATGGATGGTGCGCATTTTTTGTTGCGCCGGACCGTTGCAATCCGGCGCAATAAACGGCTTAGCTGGCGACAGCCATCCCGACGGTCATATGCAGACCGTAGAATACGCCGCGGCCGATGAGCTCACCCACGAACATCAGTACAAACGCCAGGCTCAGCAGCGGAACGGCTGGCTGACGCCCTTTCAGTTGTGGCGCAATCCAGCACACCAGGGCCAACACGAGCACCACCAGACGCCAGGCCATCAGAGAACCGTACGCTGGCACCAGCGCAGAAGCCTGCTGAATGGAGCTGTGAATCGTTGCCAGCTCACTCCCTTGCATCACTACCACAATGGCGCTGACCAGCAGAGCCAGCATCGATACCACCGGCAGCAGGCGCATCGCCCAGCCGTCGACGCCAGCCACACGCAGCAATAGATACCCTAGCAGCGGCCCACCGATAAACATCGTCAGGAAGAAGCTCAACGGCGTCCAGATGCTGTACCAGGTCGGCACGGTATCGATGGTGTTATAAACACGAACCATCATCCAGACGAAGAAGACGCCCAGAACCATGGTCAACAGCAGCCACACCGTACGCAGTGCCTGCGGCAGCTTGTTGATAACCGCCAGAAGCCAGCCAATCCCACCGACTGCGAAGAACACGGAGCCGCTGGCAATTTCATTACTCAGCGAAGAAGCACCGATCCGGTTCAGCGAGTTAAACGCGCGCAGCGGCGACCCGAGGTGCAGGATTGAGGCGATAAAGCCCAGCCCCATCAGCACCCACAGGCCGAACATGCTCAGTATGACCAGACGCTGCTGTTCACGCGAAAGTTCGCCTTTCATCAGCGCCAATGCCAGAACGATAAAGCCACCGGCGACGCATTGCCCGAGGACCGTGAAGATCATCAGCGGCCATTCATGCCATCCACTTCCCATCTTAAACCTCCTTCGGGTTTGCCAGATAGCCGGTGGTGTCACCCGTCGGACGGCTGTTGGCGTTAGGTTTGATAACAATGCTTGGTTTGGTGAAGTGCGCAGACGGCAGCGGAGCAACCGCCGCCAAATGACCATGCTTTTTACGCAGCTCTTCAATCGGACCAAAGTCCAGCGCACGCAGCGGGCAGGACTCTACGCAGATAGGCTTTTTGCCATCCGCAACGCGCTCATGACAGCCGTCGCATTTAGTCATATGGCCTTTGGCTTCGTTATACTGCGGCGCGCCGTATGGGCAAGCCATATGGCAGTAGCGACAGCCGATGCACACGTCTTCATTCACGACAACAAAGCCGTCTTCACGCTTATGCATCGCCCCGCTCGGGCAGACCTTGGTACAGGCCGGATCTTCGCAGTGGTTACAGGCGATTGACAGGTAGTAGGCAAACACATTCTGATTCCATGTGCCGTTGTCTTCCTGCCAGTCGCCACCGGCATACTCATAAATGCGGCGGAAGCTGACGTCAGGCGTCAAATCTTTGTAGTCTTTGCAGGCCAGTTCGCAGGTTTTGCAACCGGTGCAGCGACTGGAATCAATAAAAAATCCATACTGAGTGGTCATCGGTTACTCCTTACGCTTTTACGACCTGAACGAGGTTAGTGTGCGACGGGTTGCCCTTCGCCAACGGCGACGGACGCTGAGTGGTCAGGACGTTTATACAGCCCGCCTGGTCAACGCCTTTTGCATCCGGCGCATACCATGCCCCCTCACCTAACGCTACAACGCCTGGCATCATGCGCGGCGTAACCTTCGCTTCAATGTGGACCTCACCGCGACCGTTAAAGATCTTCACGCGGTCGCCATTGGCAATCCCACGTTTCTTCGCGTCCATCGGGTTCATCCACATTTCCTGAGGACATGCAGCCTTCAGAACATCTACGTTGCCGTAAGTAGAGTGGCAACGCGCTTTATAGTGGAAGCCCGTCAGCTGCAACGGATAATCTTTGGCCAGCGGATCGTCGTAGTTTTCGAAGCCTGCCGCGTAGATTGGCAGTGGATCGATAACATCGCCTTCCGTCAGTTGCCAGGAGGCGGCAATCTCTGCCAGCTGCGCTGAGTAAATTTCGATTTTGCCTGACGGCGTGGTCAGCGGGTTGGCAGCCGGGTTCTCGCGGAACGCCTTATAGGCCACGTGATGCCCTTCTGGATCGCGCTGCTTGAACATGCCCTGCTTGCGGAACTCTTCAAACGTCGGCAGCCCTGGGATCGCCTGGCGAGACTGTTCGTACAGATGGCGCATCCACTCTTCCTGGTTACGGCCTTCAGTGAACTTCTGCTCAACACCCATGCGTTTTGCCAGCTGAGTGGTCATCTCATAGATGGTTTTGCACTCGAAACGCGGTTTGATAACCTGGTCGGCAAAGATGACGTAGGACATGTTGCCGCAAGACGCATCCAGCGCGAAGTCCATCTGCTCAGACGCGGTGCAGTCTGGCAGCAGGATATCGGCATATTTCGCCGAAGAGGTCATGTGGCAATCCACCACCACAATCAGTTCGCATTTCTTGTCATCTTGCAGGATGTCGTGAGTACGGTTGATATCGGAGTGCTGGTTGATAATGCAGTTACCCGCATAGTTCCAGATCATCTTGATCGGCACATCGAGTTTATCTTTACCGCGCACGCCATCGCGGGTAGCGGTCATTTCCGGGCCGCGCTCAATCGCATCGGTCCACATAAACATCGAAATGCTGGTTTCTACCGGATTATCCAGCGTTGGCATACGTTCGAATGGCAGATCGTATGAACCTTCACGCGCGCCGGAGTTACCGCCGTTAATGCCGACGTTGCCGGTCAGAATCGCCAGCATAGAGATAGCACGGGTGGCAATCTCGCCGTTAGCATGACGCTGCGGACCCCAGCCCTGGCTGATAAATGCCGGCTTGGCGGTCGCGATTTCACGTGCCAACTGGACAATACGTTCCGCCGGGATCCCAGTGATGGACGCAGCCCACTGTGGCGTTTTAGCGGTGCCGTCTTTGCCCTCACCAAGAATGTACGCTTTATAGTGTCCATTCGCAGGCGCAGTGGCAGGCAGGGTTTTCTCGTCGTAGCCGACGCAGTATTTGTCGAGGAACGGCTGATCGACCAGATTTTCAGTGATCATCACCCATGCCAGACCTGACACCAGCGCGCCGTCGGTACCTGGGCGAATTGGGATCCACTCATCTTCACGGCCTGCACCGGTGTCGGTGTAGCGCGGATCGATGATGATCAGACGTGCATTGGATTTTTCACGCGCCTGTTCAAGGTAATAGGTCACGCCGCCGCCGCTCATGCGGGTTTCACCTGGGTTGTTGCCGAACAGCACAACCAGCTGGCTATTTTCAATATCCGATGGGCTGTTGCCGTCGGCCCAGCCGCCGTAGGTGTAGTTCAGACCTTCCGCAATTTGCGCGGAAGAGTAATCACCGTAATGATTCAGGTAACCGCCGCAGCAGTTCATCAGACGGGCAATCAGCGTTTTTCCTGGCGGCCAGGAACGCGTCATGGTGCCACCCAACGTGCCGGTACCATAATTGAGGTAGATAGATTCGTTGCCGTAATCTTTGATCAAACGCTGCATATTGTTGGCGATAGTGTCATACGCCTCTTCCCAGCTAATGCGCTCGAACTTCCCTTCCCCACGTTTACCGACGCGTTTCATCGGATATTTAAGGCGGTCAGGATTATAAACACGGCGACGCATAGAGCGGCCGCGAAGACACGCGCGCACCTGATGCAGACCATCGTAGTTATCGTCGCCGGTATTGTCGGTTTCAACGTATTTGATTTCGCCATCGACCACGTGCATACGCAGCGGGCAGCGGCTACCGCAGTTCACCGTACAGGCGCTCCAGACCATTTTCCCGGCAACAGCGGCTGGCGCAATGGCGTCGGCGGCATTGGCGATACGGGTAAACGGTAACGTGAATGCGCTACTGGCGATCGCCAGTCCGCCGATTGCCGAGGTTTTCATCAAACCTCGGCGGCTGACTTCGGCAGTCAGCAAAGCATCAGGTGCTTTTATTTTCATGGATACTCACTTCATTGCTCATTGAAATGAACCAATCGCTATATAGATATGTATATAGCGAAGTCGGTTTTTTTTAGAGTTTTATGCTGCTTCTAATTCGAAGGGAGTATCCCTGCTTTCGACTGAAGGGTTATTGTTCAGTATCAAAACAGGTATAAAAAAAGCGCCCTAAGGCGCTTTTTTAAGAAAGGAATGAGGAGCTATCAGCCGATGAACTCAATACCGTTCATGTAAGGACGCAGTACTTCCGGCACTTCAATGCGACCGTCAGCTTGCTGGTAGTTTTCCAGCACCGCAACCAGCGCACGGCCTACAGCCAGACCGGAACCGTTCAGGGTGTGTACCAGACGGGTTTTCTTGTCTGATTTATTGCGGCAGCGAGCCTGCAAACGACGCGCCTGGAAATCCCACATGTTTGAACAAGAAGAGATTTCACGATAGGTGTCCTGCGCTGGCAACCAGACTTCAAGGTCATAGGTTTTAGCCGAACCGAAACCGATATCGCCGCTACACAGCAGCACTTTACGGTACGGAAGACCCAGCAGTTGCAGCACTTTTTCAGCATGACCCGTCAGTTCTTCCAATGCATCCATAGAATCTTCTGGACGAACGATCTGGACCATTTCGACTTTATCAAACTGGTGCTGGCGGATCAGACCACGCGTATCACGCCCATAAGAACCCGCTTCTGAACGGAAGCATGGGGTATGCGCGGTCATTTTCAGTGGCAGCGTATCTTCGTCGATGATCTCGTCACGAACCAAGTTGGTCAGTGGCACTTCGGCAGTGGGGATCAGCGCGTAGTTACTGCTGTCGGCTTCTTCATCCAGCGGACGGGTGTGGAACAAATCGCCGCCGAATTTCGGTAACTGGCCCGTGCCGTACAGTGTTTCATGGTTAACCAGGTACGGGACGTAGTTTTCAACATAGCCATGCTGTTCGGTATGCAGGTCAAGCATGAACTGGCTCAGGGCGCGATGCATACGCGCGATTTGACCTTGCATTACCACGAAGCGAGAACCGGTCAGTTTTACCGCAGACGCAAAATCCAGGCCTTTAGCCATTTCGCCTAACGTGACGTGATCGCGTACTTCGAATTCGAATTTACGCGGCTCACCCCAACGGCTGATTTCAACGTTTTCGCTGTCGTCTTTACCCATCGGCACACAATCGTCAGGGATGTTAGGCAGCGTCAACGCGATGTCGCGGATCTCAACCAGCAGAGCATCAAGTTCAGCTTTTGCGGCATCCAGCTCTTCACCCAGCTTGTTAACTTCCAGGCGTAACGGCTCAATATCTTCTCCGCGCGCTTTCGCCTGGCCAATGGATTTCGATCGCGAGTTACGCTCTGCCTGCAGATTTTCAGTGTTTACCTGCAGAACTTTACGACGCTCTTCAAGAGCGCGAAGTTTATCTACATCCAGCTTAAAGCCTCGGCGTGCCAGTTTTTCTGCGACTGCGTCTGGCTCGGTACGCAGCAGATTGGGATCGAGCATGCTTATCCTGTGCTTATCGAATTAGTAAAATGAGAAAATGACCGCAGCCTGCGGTCATTAGAGATTTAGCGATAACCTTACCGCAACGCCCTGTTTAGCGGTAGCGTTTTGTGGGGCTATTTTGATCCTGCTCGGTAAGCCAGGCGAGCTTTTCACCAATCTTACCTTCAAGACCACGCGAGGACGGCGTGTAATAACGGGTTTGCGACATTTCTTGCGGGAAATAGACTTCGCCAGCCGCGTAAGCGTTGGGCTCGTCGTGGGCGTAGCGATACTCCTGACCGTAACCCATCTCTTTCATCAGTTTGGTCGGTGCATTGCGAAGATGCACCGGCACGTCGTAGTCAGGTCGTTCTCGCGCGTCAGCCATCGCCGCTTTAAAGGCGGTATAGACAGCGTTACTCTTCGGCGCACAGGCCAGATAGACAATCGCCTGCGCAATCGCGCGTTCGCCTTCGGAAGGGC
This DNA window, taken from Scandinavium goeteborgense, encodes the following:
- a CDS encoding MFS transporter, which encodes MSTYSRPVLLLLCGLLLLTLAIAVLNTLVPLWLAHDHLPTWQVGMVSSSYFTGNLVGTLLCGRLIKRLGFNRSYYLASLIFAVGCIGLGLTMGFWSWLSWRFLAGVGCAMIWVVVESALMCSGTSRNRGRLLAAYMMVYYVGTVLGQLMVSKFPTDLMSVLPWVTGMVLAAILPLLFTRIANQTHEEAPTLVWPMLKLRHARLGVNGCIISGIVLGSLYGLMPLWLNHQGVSDSGIGFWMAVMVSAGILGQWPVGRLADRYGRLLVLRVQVFVVILGCMAMLSGAAMAPTLFILGAAGFTLYPVAMAWACEKVEHHQLVAMNQALLLSYTIGSLLGPTFTSMLMQNYSDNLLFVMIASVSFIYLLMLLRKAGHHPTPVAHA
- a CDS encoding DMSO/selenate family reductase complex B subunit; this encodes MTTQYGFFIDSSRCTGCKTCELACKDYKDLTPDVSFRRIYEYAGGDWQEDNGTWNQNVFAYYLSIACNHCEDPACTKVCPSGAMHKREDGFVVVNEDVCIGCRYCHMACPYGAPQYNEAKGHMTKCDGCHERVADGKKPICVESCPLRALDFGPIEELRKKHGHLAAVAPLPSAHFTKPSIVIKPNANSRPTGDTTGYLANPKEV
- a CDS encoding dimethyl sulfoxide reductase anchor subunit family protein translates to MGSGWHEWPLMIFTVLGQCVAGGFIVLALALMKGELSREQQRLVILSMFGLWVLMGLGFIASILHLGSPLRAFNSLNRIGASSLSNEIASGSVFFAVGGIGWLLAVINKLPQALRTVWLLLTMVLGVFFVWMMVRVYNTIDTVPTWYSIWTPLSFFLTMFIGGPLLGYLLLRVAGVDGWAMRLLPVVSMLALLVSAIVVVMQGSELATIHSSIQQASALVPAYGSLMAWRLVVLVLALVCWIAPQLKGRQPAVPLLSLAFVLMFVGELIGRGVFYGLHMTVGMAVAS
- the dmsA gene encoding dimethylsulfoxide reductase subunit A is translated as MKIKAPDALLTAEVSRRGLMKTSAIGGLAIASSAFTLPFTRIANAADAIAPAAVAGKMVWSACTVNCGSRCPLRMHVVDGEIKYVETDNTGDDNYDGLHQVRACLRGRSMRRRVYNPDRLKYPMKRVGKRGEGKFERISWEEAYDTIANNMQRLIKDYGNESIYLNYGTGTLGGTMTRSWPPGKTLIARLMNCCGGYLNHYGDYSSAQIAEGLNYTYGGWADGNSPSDIENSQLVVLFGNNPGETRMSGGGVTYYLEQAREKSNARLIIIDPRYTDTGAGREDEWIPIRPGTDGALVSGLAWVMITENLVDQPFLDKYCVGYDEKTLPATAPANGHYKAYILGEGKDGTAKTPQWAASITGIPAERIVQLAREIATAKPAFISQGWGPQRHANGEIATRAISMLAILTGNVGINGGNSGAREGSYDLPFERMPTLDNPVETSISMFMWTDAIERGPEMTATRDGVRGKDKLDVPIKMIWNYAGNCIINQHSDINRTHDILQDDKKCELIVVVDCHMTSSAKYADILLPDCTASEQMDFALDASCGNMSYVIFADQVIKPRFECKTIYEMTTQLAKRMGVEQKFTEGRNQEEWMRHLYEQSRQAIPGLPTFEEFRKQGMFKQRDPEGHHVAYKAFRENPAANPLTTPSGKIEIYSAQLAEIAASWQLTEGDVIDPLPIYAAGFENYDDPLAKDYPLQLTGFHYKARCHSTYGNVDVLKAACPQEMWMNPMDAKKRGIANGDRVKIFNGRGEVHIEAKVTPRMMPGVVALGEGAWYAPDAKGVDQAGCINVLTTQRPSPLAKGNPSHTNLVQVVKA
- the serS gene encoding serine--tRNA ligase; amino-acid sequence: MLDPNLLRTEPDAVAEKLARRGFKLDVDKLRALEERRKVLQVNTENLQAERNSRSKSIGQAKARGEDIEPLRLEVNKLGEELDAAKAELDALLVEIRDIALTLPNIPDDCVPMGKDDSENVEISRWGEPRKFEFEVRDHVTLGEMAKGLDFASAVKLTGSRFVVMQGQIARMHRALSQFMLDLHTEQHGYVENYVPYLVNHETLYGTGQLPKFGGDLFHTRPLDEEADSSNYALIPTAEVPLTNLVRDEIIDEDTLPLKMTAHTPCFRSEAGSYGRDTRGLIRQHQFDKVEMVQIVRPEDSMDALEELTGHAEKVLQLLGLPYRKVLLCSGDIGFGSAKTYDLEVWLPAQDTYREISSCSNMWDFQARRLQARCRNKSDKKTRLVHTLNGSGLAVGRALVAVLENYQQADGRIEVPEVLRPYMNGIEFIG